A region of Micromonospora sp. WMMD882 DNA encodes the following proteins:
- a CDS encoding GntR family transcriptional regulator, with protein sequence MSTPKHVAITKALREQCRELPVGARLPAEKELAARFEVSRMTVRQALDALANDGRVERVPGLGTFVRRPTVAMGPNLTSFSEDMRARGLRPTSRLIAIEEIAAAGDVAADLAVEAGAPVIRLERLRFADDEPMCLEDAYLPARFQRVLDDADLEQSLHEALAAAGVVMSSARRLVRAVPAPSRDARLLGLAEHAPALEIVDVFYDANRRPAHRSRSRYRHDRYEVRSDLFRNAHSAPGAHL encoded by the coding sequence ATGTCAACGCCGAAACACGTCGCGATAACGAAGGCCCTCCGGGAACAGTGCCGGGAGCTGCCGGTCGGCGCCCGGCTGCCCGCCGAGAAGGAGCTGGCCGCCCGCTTCGAGGTCAGCCGGATGACGGTCCGGCAGGCGCTCGACGCCCTGGCCAACGACGGACGGGTGGAACGCGTCCCCGGCCTGGGCACGTTCGTCCGCCGCCCCACCGTCGCGATGGGGCCGAACCTGACCTCGTTCAGCGAGGACATGCGCGCCCGTGGCCTGCGCCCGACCAGCCGGCTCATCGCCATCGAGGAGATCGCCGCCGCCGGAGACGTCGCCGCCGACCTCGCCGTCGAGGCCGGCGCCCCGGTCATCCGGCTGGAACGACTGCGGTTCGCCGACGACGAGCCGATGTGCCTGGAGGACGCCTACCTTCCCGCCCGGTTCCAACGCGTGCTCGACGACGCCGACCTGGAGCAGTCACTGCACGAGGCCCTCGCGGCGGCGGGCGTCGTCATGTCCTCCGCCCGCCGGCTGGTACGCGCGGTGCCCGCCCCGTCCCGCGACGCCCGGCTGCTCGGCCTGGCCGAGCACGCCCCGGCGCTGGAGATCGTGGACGTCTTCTACGACGCCAACCGCCGCCCGGCCCACCGGTCCCGGTCCCGCTACCGCCACGACCGGTACGAGGTCCGCTCCGACCTGTTCCGGAACGCCCACAGCGCCCCCGGGGCGCACCTCTGA
- a CDS encoding Rid family hydrolase, whose protein sequence is MSWTARTSADLPKPAGPYSHVVDTGKFVFTAGFGPQDPATGVVPEGITAQTEQVLDNVEGALGAVGLGLGDVVKATVHLQHLDRDFADYNEVYARRFRSPYPVRTTVGSTLAGILVEVDVVAVRPDGPAAGS, encoded by the coding sequence ATGAGCTGGACCGCACGGACCAGTGCCGACCTGCCGAAGCCGGCCGGACCGTACAGCCACGTCGTCGACACCGGGAAGTTCGTGTTCACGGCGGGCTTCGGACCGCAGGACCCGGCCACCGGCGTCGTCCCGGAGGGCATCACCGCGCAGACCGAACAGGTGCTCGACAACGTCGAGGGCGCGCTGGGCGCCGTCGGCCTCGGTCTGGGTGACGTCGTCAAGGCCACCGTCCACCTCCAGCACCTCGACCGGGACTTCGCCGACTACAACGAGGTGTACGCGCGGCGCTTCCGGTCGCCGTACCCGGTCCGGACCACCGTCGGCAGCACCCTGGCCGGGATCCTGGTCGAGGTCGACGTGGTGGCGGTCCGGCCCGACGGCCCGGCGGCCGGGAGCTGA
- a CDS encoding MBL fold metallo-hydrolase, producing the protein MGAVEIVDSVWLVGSGTQPDALTDPHDCHCYLIWDGADGLLVDTGTGLGAQTWLANVAEVCDPGALAGAVVTHYHADHAGGAAAAGAVGLPVIASAETGAALSSGDESRTSLAAARAAGIYPPGYRLSPVTVDRVVGDGDTVHAGRLAVEIVAAPGHCDGHLVVLARVAGRDILFGGDCLFAGGRVSMQAIHDCRLDRYAETVVALAGRDVDVLLPGHGEPVLRDAGTEIREAADSFRRLVPPPNVLTG; encoded by the coding sequence GTGGGCGCCGTCGAGATCGTCGACTCCGTCTGGCTGGTCGGCAGCGGAACCCAGCCCGACGCGCTGACCGACCCGCACGACTGTCACTGCTACCTGATCTGGGACGGCGCCGACGGGCTCCTGGTCGACACCGGGACCGGCCTCGGCGCGCAGACGTGGCTGGCCAACGTCGCCGAGGTCTGCGACCCGGGCGCGCTGGCCGGGGCAGTCGTCACGCACTACCACGCCGACCACGCGGGCGGCGCCGCCGCGGCCGGGGCCGTGGGGCTGCCCGTCATCGCCAGCGCCGAGACCGGCGCGGCGCTGAGCAGCGGTGACGAGTCACGCACCTCGCTGGCGGCGGCCCGCGCGGCCGGGATCTACCCGCCCGGGTACCGGCTCTCCCCGGTCACCGTCGACCGGGTCGTCGGCGACGGCGACACCGTCCACGCCGGCCGCCTGGCCGTCGAGATCGTCGCCGCGCCCGGACACTGCGACGGTCACCTCGTCGTGCTGGCCCGGGTCGCCGGCCGCGACATCCTGTTCGGCGGCGACTGCCTCTTCGCCGGCGGCCGGGTCAGCATGCAGGCGATCCACGACTGCCGGCTCGACCGGTACGCCGAAACCGTCGTCGCGCTGGCCGGCCGGGACGTCGACGTGCTGCTCCCCGGCCACGGCGAGCCGGTGCTGCGGGACGCCGGCACGGAGATCCGGGAGGCGGCGGACTCCTTCCGTCGCCTCGTCCCACCACCCAACGTGCTCACCGGCTGA
- a CDS encoding gluconokinase, which translates to MTRTDDDIALDSALDPLVLALDVGSTATRGGVHDASGRRVHGLQHKVPHAFTVASDGTSVIDPDQVTAEVGQILDAVTGDRRLGTRIAGVAMDTFAASLIAVDAAGRALTPCLTYADSRSADAVRALREELDEQATQQRTGARLHPSYHAPRLRWLAAAQPRVFAGAAAWWSLGEYVLARLVGQPLAGTSTVAWTGLLDRRTGGFDAELLAAAGVDPGHLSPPRDGTDPAPTATPRRWPALARAVWFPVVTDGLASNVGSGATDATVLTAATSTSGALRVLLDGPADPLPFGLWNYRVDAGRTLLGGAINDVGRAVSWAQDTLRLSPSLADVLTAPPTDATPLALPYLTGERAPGWVGGARAVFGGVSAATDADALFRGIVEGVAMTYARVADELRPAAPRILEVAAAGRVSNDHPEWLQILADVLGSPVTQVTRRRATQRGTALLALDVLAPDVPRATRATGATYEPRPAHVDHYAHRRARFAEVYDALVRS; encoded by the coding sequence ACGACGACATCGCCCTCGACTCGGCGTTGGACCCGCTGGTGCTGGCGCTGGACGTCGGCTCCACCGCCACCCGTGGCGGCGTGCACGACGCCTCCGGCCGGCGGGTCCACGGCCTGCAGCACAAGGTGCCGCACGCTTTCACGGTCGCGTCGGACGGCACCTCGGTCATCGACCCCGACCAGGTGACCGCCGAGGTCGGGCAGATTCTCGACGCGGTGACCGGGGACCGCCGGCTGGGCACCAGGATCGCCGGCGTCGCGATGGACACCTTCGCCGCCTCGCTGATCGCGGTGGACGCGGCCGGACGCGCGCTCACCCCGTGTCTGACGTACGCCGACTCCCGCAGCGCGGACGCGGTCCGGGCGCTGCGGGAGGAGCTCGACGAGCAGGCGACGCAGCAGCGGACCGGCGCCCGGCTGCACCCGAGCTACCACGCCCCGCGGCTGCGCTGGCTCGCCGCCGCGCAGCCGCGGGTGTTCGCCGGGGCCGCCGCCTGGTGGTCCCTGGGTGAGTACGTCCTGGCGCGGCTGGTCGGGCAGCCGCTCGCCGGAACGTCCACGGTGGCGTGGACCGGTCTGCTCGACCGGCGCACCGGCGGGTTCGACGCCGAGCTGCTCGCTGCCGCGGGCGTCGACCCCGGGCACCTCTCCCCGCCACGGGACGGCACGGATCCGGCGCCGACGGCGACGCCCCGGCGCTGGCCGGCCCTCGCCCGGGCCGTCTGGTTCCCCGTCGTCACCGACGGGCTGGCCAGCAACGTCGGGTCCGGGGCGACCGACGCCACGGTGCTCACCGCGGCCACGTCCACCAGTGGCGCGCTGCGGGTGCTGCTCGACGGTCCGGCCGATCCCCTGCCGTTCGGGTTGTGGAACTACCGGGTCGACGCCGGACGCACGCTGCTCGGCGGGGCGATCAACGACGTCGGTCGCGCCGTGAGCTGGGCGCAGGACACGTTACGGCTCAGCCCGTCGCTCGCCGACGTCCTCACCGCGCCGCCGACCGACGCCACGCCGTTGGCGCTGCCGTACCTCACCGGGGAACGGGCGCCGGGCTGGGTCGGCGGGGCGCGCGCCGTGTTCGGCGGGGTGTCGGCCGCCACGGACGCCGACGCCCTGTTCCGCGGCATCGTCGAGGGTGTGGCCATGACCTACGCGCGGGTCGCCGACGAGCTGCGCCCGGCCGCCCCGCGGATCCTGGAGGTCGCGGCGGCGGGTCGGGTCAGCAACGACCACCCGGAGTGGTTGCAGATCCTCGCCGACGTGCTCGGCAGCCCCGTCACGCAGGTGACCCGGCGGCGGGCCACGCAGCGGGGCACGGCGCTGCTCGCGCTCGACGTGCTGGCGCCGGACGTCCCGCGCGCGACCCGGGCCACCGGGGCGACGTACGAGCCCCGACCCGCGCACGTCGACCACTACGCGCACCGGCGCGCCCGGTTCGCCGAGGTCTACGACGCGCTCGTGCGGAGCTGA